Proteins from a genomic interval of Paracholeplasma manati:
- a CDS encoding GGDEF domain-containing protein encodes MNNPYLNHVSKTLKEEFNVDVVEDILLVRKDRVILYGESNLSEDNILYVITGTLQLIGLAEASSIQLTDLLKRFEYNNAYADVAGKTDYYGYVYGELFSIRPQTSVTFPILAEQQRVWITVSRFVVDANPALSAYFITNVSDVMDAEEQNYAKSHRDSLTGLFNKYTLDFHYGKRYKNENFHVMYLDIDNFKEVNDHDGHVAGDQCLIAFSNILKSYSNDHKHFYRNGGDEFVGLLFDTEDHVREMAEGILSQVRQIQSPISNTRMTVSMGIVQADMRQDVIRKADMLLYKAKRMGKNQYIYEIEKTRQHEEA; translated from the coding sequence ATGAACAATCCGTATTTAAATCACGTTTCTAAAACACTAAAAGAAGAGTTTAATGTCGATGTCGTTGAAGACATTCTTTTGGTGCGCAAAGACCGCGTAATTTTGTATGGGGAAAGTAATTTATCTGAAGATAATATTTTATATGTCATCACGGGTACCTTACAATTGATTGGACTCGCAGAAGCGTCATCCATCCAACTAACGGATTTACTAAAACGTTTTGAATATAACAATGCATACGCCGATGTGGCAGGAAAAACGGATTATTATGGTTATGTCTATGGTGAATTGTTCAGTATAAGACCACAAACCAGTGTAACTTTCCCAATTCTAGCAGAACAACAACGCGTTTGGATTACGGTTTCGCGATTTGTGGTGGATGCAAATCCGGCACTATCAGCCTATTTCATCACCAATGTCAGTGATGTCATGGATGCGGAAGAACAAAACTATGCGAAATCGCATCGTGATTCCTTAACAGGTTTATTCAATAAATACACCCTCGATTTTCATTATGGAAAACGATACAAAAATGAGAACTTTCATGTGATGTATCTCGATATCGACAACTTCAAAGAAGTCAATGATCACGATGGACACGTCGCTGGTGATCAATGCCTCATCGCCTTCAGCAATATCCTGAAAAGTTACTCAAACGATCATAAACATTTCTACCGTAATGGTGGCGATGAATTTGTGGGACTGTTATTTGATACAGAAGACCATGTGAGAGAAATGGCAGAAGGTATTTTAAGCCAAGTCCGACAAATCCAGTCGCCGATTTCAAACACACGAATGACTGTATCGATGGGTATCGTTCAAGCGGATATGCGTCAAGATGTCATTCGAAAAGCCGATATGTTGTTGTATAAAGCAAAACGTATGGGCAAGAATCAATATATTTATGAAATTGAAAAAACTAGACAACATGAAGAGGCCTAA
- a CDS encoding topology modulation protein has translation MKIQIIGFSGSGKSTLAKILSEHHNISVLHLDSVHFYGDWQERTLEEQNAIVLDFMHQHSDWVIDGNYSRVAPKRFEESDLTIFLAYNRFVCYWNAWRRYRKHRGIHRFDCPCIEKFDLEFRYWILVQGRKRKRVQNMYVNFHKTHGTRLLFKNRKQLNQWLKEQNIQNNLTK, from the coding sequence ATGAAAATTCAAATCATCGGCTTTAGTGGCAGTGGAAAGTCAACATTAGCTAAAATATTATCAGAACATCATAATATAAGTGTACTACACTTAGATTCAGTCCATTTTTACGGGGATTGGCAAGAACGTACTCTTGAGGAACAAAACGCTATTGTGCTAGACTTTATGCATCAACATTCGGATTGGGTCATCGATGGCAATTATTCTCGTGTCGCACCAAAACGATTTGAAGAAAGTGATTTGACCATCTTCCTAGCATACAACCGATTTGTCTGTTACTGGAATGCCTGGCGAAGGTATCGAAAACACCGTGGGATTCACCGTTTTGATTGTCCTTGTATAGAAAAATTCGATTTAGAGTTTAGGTATTGGATTTTGGTTCAAGGTAGAAAGCGAAAACGTGTTCAAAACATGTATGTCAACTTCCATAAGACTCATGGCACTAGACTTTTATTCAAAAATAGAAAACAATTGAACCAATGGTTGAAGGAACAAAATATTCAAAATAATTTGACTAAATAA
- a CDS encoding GNAT family N-acetyltransferase, producing MSYSVVLAQKEDAKGLLDYLKQVGSETDYLLFDHQGVPMTIEQEEAFLNTVNSTPYSRMFLIKDGDKVIANGYIYGSPRARIQHKFQIAVSVLKAYWGTGVSHILMETLIDYAKSTGFTETIFLEVVSENIRAIKLYERFGFVSYGQVLKAIKLENRYLDWTLMRLDL from the coding sequence ATGTCATATTCAGTCGTTTTAGCTCAAAAAGAAGATGCGAAAGGTCTCTTAGATTATTTGAAACAAGTCGGTTCCGAAACAGACTATCTATTATTTGATCATCAAGGGGTACCGATGACGATTGAACAAGAAGAAGCCTTTTTGAATACGGTTAACTCTACACCCTACAGTCGAATGTTTTTAATCAAAGATGGGGATAAAGTCATCGCGAATGGTTATATCTATGGTAGTCCAAGAGCGCGTATCCAACATAAATTTCAAATCGCTGTTTCTGTGCTTAAAGCCTATTGGGGCACAGGTGTTAGCCACATTTTGATGGAAACTTTGATTGATTATGCTAAAAGTACGGGGTTTACTGAAACCATTTTTCTTGAAGTGGTATCTGAAAATATCCGCGCGATAAAACTTTATGAACGATTTGGTTTTGTATCCTATGGTCAGGTATTAAAAGCCATAAAATTAGAGAATCGATATCTTGATTGGACCCTCATGAGGTTAGATTTATGA
- a CDS encoding GNAT family N-acetyltransferase codes for MEFNRNFETIIGETLTLKLIETCDGDDQVIPFYYYAIYLNSISSTIGKISIRIGHNEHAYINGNIGYEIDESFRGNGYAKMAVMMTYPIARYHGMTHLIISCDEDNDASKRVINKLGGVYLETIFPPKSYVFYYEGISKQSIYRMDI; via the coding sequence ATGGAATTCAATCGTAATTTTGAAACAATTATCGGAGAAACACTGACACTAAAACTGATTGAAACCTGTGATGGCGATGATCAAGTTATCCCATTTTATTATTATGCTATTTATCTAAACTCGATATCCAGCACGATTGGTAAGATTAGTATTCGCATTGGACACAACGAACATGCCTATATTAATGGGAATATAGGTTACGAAATTGATGAATCTTTTCGTGGAAACGGTTATGCTAAAATGGCTGTTATGATGACTTACCCTATCGCTAGGTATCATGGTATGACACATCTGATTATTTCTTGTGATGAGGATAATGATGCCTCTAAGCGTGTAATTAACAAACTTGGTGGTGTTTATTTAGAGACAATTTTTCCACCTAAAAGCTACGTGTTTTATTATGAGGGTATATCCAAGCAGAGTATTTATCGAATGGATATTTAG
- the zupT gene encoding zinc transporter ZupT, protein MTILQAFLLTLFAGLSTGIGSLLAFNKRAASKTFLSFALGLSAGVMIYVSFVEIFVKAKDALILDFGVKNGYILTTLSFFAGVFLIGLIDKLVPDKENPHEIRDVSEMKAKDHKLLRMGLFSALAIAIHNFPEGLATFIAALQNPTLGIGIAVAIAIHNVPEGIAVAVPIYQATGSRKKAFLYSFASGLSEPIGALLGYFLLSAFLTDAMFGFVFGLVAGIMVYISLDELLPTAEKYGKHHIAIYGLITGMAIMALSLVLFV, encoded by the coding sequence ATGACCATATTACAAGCATTTTTACTAACCCTATTTGCAGGGTTATCTACCGGTATTGGATCGCTACTAGCGTTTAATAAAAGAGCTGCTTCAAAGACATTCTTATCCTTCGCTTTGGGTTTATCTGCTGGGGTGATGATTTATGTTTCATTTGTCGAGATATTTGTTAAAGCGAAAGACGCACTCATTTTAGATTTCGGTGTTAAAAACGGTTATATCTTAACCACGCTATCGTTTTTTGCAGGTGTATTCTTGATTGGATTGATCGACAAATTGGTACCTGATAAAGAAAACCCACATGAAATTAGAGATGTGAGTGAAATGAAAGCGAAAGACCATAAATTATTAAGAATGGGATTATTTTCTGCCCTAGCCATCGCGATACACAATTTTCCTGAAGGCTTAGCGACGTTCATCGCTGCGCTTCAAAACCCAACCTTGGGGATCGGGATTGCTGTAGCGATTGCCATCCACAATGTACCTGAAGGCATCGCTGTAGCCGTACCTATTTATCAAGCAACTGGTTCACGAAAGAAAGCATTTTTATACTCTTTCGCATCCGGGTTGTCCGAACCGATAGGGGCTTTATTGGGCTATTTCCTGCTCAGTGCATTCTTGACGGATGCGATGTTTGGATTCGTCTTTGGTTTGGTGGCAGGGATCATGGTTTATATATCACTCGATGAGTTATTACCAACCGCTGAAAAATACGGGAAACACCACATCGCCATTTATGGATTGATCACTGGGATGGCCATCATGGCTCTCAGTTTGGTGTTGTTTGTTTAA
- a CDS encoding alpha/beta fold hydrolase, translated as MKDYTIRFKDCSIYYEMHENKTKPTLVFLHGYTSSLNVFESIIVTFKKDYQLLLIDLPGHGKSGVSSAVGFKDMPEIMKSILDYQEISSAYFLGVDVGSLVAQGFGHIYPEHVNALVSVGSYSIYHDSCKKVSNEHVFSNALLSFKWLFAFKKYLHHYANIAAITETGLTKFKTSQTQFKRSGLKAYKGLNRFYKWDKPTKHYPIYVVCGEFEEEVIKDASIQFEQKVPNALLEGFNKSKRVVFLDQPRLFIEHVQTFLKSHLK; from the coding sequence ATGAAAGACTATACAATCCGATTTAAAGATTGTTCAATATATTATGAGATGCATGAAAATAAGACCAAACCAACCTTGGTTTTTTTACATGGGTATACGTCTAGTTTAAACGTGTTTGAATCCATCATCGTAACCTTTAAAAAAGATTATCAACTACTATTGATAGATTTACCAGGTCACGGCAAGAGTGGTGTTTCTAGTGCAGTGGGTTTCAAGGATATGCCTGAAATCATGAAAAGTATATTGGATTACCAAGAAATTTCGAGTGCCTATTTTTTAGGCGTAGATGTGGGTTCTTTGGTTGCGCAAGGGTTTGGTCATATTTATCCTGAACATGTGAATGCCTTGGTATCTGTAGGCAGTTACTCCATCTACCACGATTCTTGTAAAAAAGTGAGCAATGAACATGTCTTCTCTAATGCTTTGTTGTCATTCAAATGGCTCTTTGCATTTAAAAAATACCTTCATCATTATGCCAATATCGCAGCGATTACAGAAACAGGATTGACAAAGTTTAAAACATCCCAAACCCAATTCAAACGTTCTGGTTTAAAAGCGTATAAAGGATTGAATCGTTTTTACAAATGGGACAAACCAACCAAGCATTATCCCATTTATGTGGTATGTGGTGAATTTGAAGAAGAAGTCATCAAAGACGCATCGATTCAATTTGAACAAAAAGTACCAAATGCCTTATTGGAAGGTTTTAATAAGAGTAAACGTGTTGTATTTTTAGATCAACCGAGATTATTTATTGAACATGTCCAAACATTTTTGAAATCACATTTGAAATGA
- a CDS encoding tryptophan-rich sensory protein, with protein MTKVYLFKALVVLFYVFVLVFNYLANILPLNNRTTGAISDAYPSYFTPAGFTFSIWGIIYLLIGVFVFRLVTSNPNQYFSNHSVLFHMLFWTTCVLNISWLFAWHYDKIGLSLLIMSVFLITLLFIVFYVKDLPYFTNITFSVYAGWIAIAFIANVTIYLVKLDLPIFQNHEISWYILVMIIGVIIGLLTMLMTKNLVFVAVFIWAYFGIYMKHFQQMGTYLPRTYNLFNLSLLMILMIGWLVIWITNHYRVLN; from the coding sequence ATGACAAAAGTCTATTTATTTAAAGCGTTGGTGGTTTTGTTTTATGTATTCGTTCTGGTCTTTAACTATCTCGCTAATATCTTACCTTTAAACAATCGAACAACTGGCGCAATATCGGATGCTTACCCATCCTATTTCACACCAGCAGGGTTTACTTTTTCAATTTGGGGTATCATATATCTTTTAATTGGAGTATTTGTCTTTCGATTGGTAACTTCTAACCCAAACCAATACTTTTCAAATCACTCTGTTTTATTTCACATGCTATTTTGGACAACCTGTGTACTCAACATTTCATGGTTATTCGCGTGGCATTATGACAAGATTGGATTATCTTTACTCATCATGTCTGTATTTTTGATTACATTGTTGTTCATCGTGTTTTATGTGAAAGATTTGCCCTATTTTACGAATATTACATTCAGTGTATATGCAGGTTGGATAGCGATTGCTTTTATCGCGAATGTCACCATTTATTTGGTCAAATTAGATCTGCCAATATTTCAAAATCATGAGATATCTTGGTATATTCTTGTGATGATTATTGGGGTGATCATAGGCTTATTGACGATGCTGATGACCAAAAACCTAGTATTTGTGGCGGTATTTATTTGGGCTTATTTTGGTATTTATATGAAACACTTTCAACAAATGGGTACTTATTTACCGCGAACCTATAACCTTTTCAATCTCAGCTTACTGATGATTTTGATGATTGGATGGTTGGTTATCTGGATAACTAACCACTATCGAGTACTCAATTAA
- a CDS encoding NUDIX hydrolase translates to MIETVLVYIEKNQQYLLIHKQKKDMNQGKYLGIGGKIEPNETIEQALLRETYEETGLTLLAYKHRANIFFHSGDYTEKMYLYTSNSFKGSIQPSDEGNLVWVPIEQIKNLPMWAGDYLFLDKLQTSDAWFEMHLVYQGETLIHHY, encoded by the coding sequence ATGATTGAAACGGTTCTCGTATACATTGAAAAGAATCAACAATATCTTTTGATTCATAAGCAAAAAAAGGATATGAATCAAGGTAAGTATTTAGGCATTGGTGGGAAAATTGAACCCAATGAAACCATCGAACAAGCCTTATTGCGTGAAACCTATGAAGAAACAGGTCTCACGCTTTTAGCGTATAAACACCGAGCAAACATCTTTTTCCATAGTGGAGACTATACTGAAAAAATGTATTTGTATACATCTAATTCATTTAAAGGCAGTATCCAACCATCCGATGAAGGCAATCTCGTTTGGGTGCCCATCGAACAAATAAAAAACCTACCCATGTGGGCAGGTGACTATCTATTTTTAGACAAACTTCAAACATCGGATGCTTGGTTTGAAATGCATTTGGTTTATCAAGGGGAAACCCTGATTCATCACTATTGA
- a CDS encoding PTS transporter subunit IIC: MNHMENKRKLVLNFFITSFNGMAIGLFSTLIIGVILGQFSKLFGYLPGFDFASQGLLDLSNILKPFMGIGIGFGVAIALKMDGIKLVVAGVSGGIATKLYNDPMVAYIVTISVYLAFKGVLSNKTPIDILLVPLLGTLVAYMVASLIGAPIQETMQAIGRFIDAATTLQPFLMGVVIAVIMGMALTAPISSAAIAIAISLGGIAGGAAVVGCSVQMLGFAVMSRKDNNIGTVISIAIGTSMLQFKNILKKPIIWLPTILVSAILGPVSTLIFKTQTVPTGSGMGTSGLVGQFATLEAMGTNAAAFSAILVLQIALPIVLVYVTDVLFRKYNLIQPGDLKL; the protein is encoded by the coding sequence ATGAACCATATGGAAAATAAACGCAAATTAGTATTGAATTTCTTTATTACCAGCTTTAATGGGATGGCCATCGGGTTATTCTCGACACTCATCATCGGGGTCATTTTAGGACAATTTTCTAAATTGTTTGGGTATTTACCAGGTTTTGATTTCGCGAGTCAAGGGCTATTAGACTTATCCAATATATTAAAACCATTCATGGGCATTGGTATTGGCTTTGGTGTGGCCATCGCTTTGAAGATGGATGGCATCAAATTGGTGGTGGCTGGGGTATCTGGCGGGATCGCAACCAAACTATATAACGACCCAATGGTCGCTTATATCGTCACCATCTCTGTTTATTTAGCATTCAAAGGCGTATTATCCAATAAAACACCGATTGATATTTTATTGGTACCACTCTTAGGTACGCTAGTCGCATACATGGTCGCTTCATTGATTGGGGCACCGATTCAAGAAACCATGCAAGCGATTGGTAGATTCATCGACGCAGCAACCACTTTACAACCATTCCTCATGGGCGTTGTCATCGCAGTCATCATGGGCATGGCACTAACCGCACCGATTTCATCTGCCGCCATCGCCATCGCCATTTCATTGGGCGGGATTGCGGGAGGGGCAGCGGTTGTCGGTTGTTCCGTTCAAATGCTTGGATTCGCAGTCATGTCACGTAAAGATAACAATATTGGTACAGTGATTTCCATCGCCATAGGCACATCGATGTTACAGTTTAAAAACATCCTCAAAAAACCGATTATTTGGTTACCAACCATCTTGGTGTCAGCCATCTTAGGTCCTGTATCCACGTTGATCTTTAAAACACAAACCGTTCCAACGGGTTCAGGTATGGGTACTTCTGGATTGGTAGGTCAATTCGCAACACTTGAAGCGATGGGCACCAACGCTGCAGCATTCTCTGCTATTTTGGTTTTACAAATCGCATTACCGATTGTTTTGGTCTATGTTACAGATGTTCTTTTTAGGAAGTATAACCTAATTCAACCAGGCGATTTGAAGTTATAA
- a CDS encoding lysylphosphatidylglycerol synthase transmembrane domain-containing protein: MEGKKTSIAKNLLFVFIMLAVVLTVVFSLNDIGLILEAVKQANAGLIALAALVFLLYMLTTNFALHFVTTGLGIKLPFLDTMAIGSAEYFFNAITPFSSGGQPFQAYFYMKKGVSGDNAMSILMSNFIVYQVIMTVLSTIGLILFYGEIKAVLNQYMFLILIGYVANMSVLGILISISTIPGIATIFEWIFRTIGKIKFLSKTMIKLEHRTFDFVKEFQVGIGLLFKRKRVLIGASLLRVLGLSLLHAVPFVVFLALGVPLDMHDLIFVISMSLFSTTFMMWVPTPGASGGTEWAFTVIFTVLVSGSTALLVTAMLIWRFVTYYLGMFIGFIAYMILRKRGI, encoded by the coding sequence ATGGAAGGCAAAAAGACAAGCATAGCTAAAAACCTATTATTCGTGTTCATCATGCTTGCCGTAGTCCTTACAGTTGTATTCAGTTTAAATGACATTGGTTTAATCTTAGAAGCGGTTAAACAAGCAAATGCTGGTTTAATTGCTCTCGCTGCGTTGGTGTTTCTACTTTATATGTTAACGACCAACTTTGCGCTTCATTTTGTCACGACCGGGTTAGGCATCAAATTACCATTTTTAGATACCATGGCCATCGGATCAGCTGAATATTTCTTTAATGCGATTACGCCTTTTTCCTCTGGAGGTCAACCTTTTCAAGCTTACTTCTATATGAAAAAGGGTGTTAGTGGCGATAATGCGATGTCCATCTTGATGTCAAACTTCATTGTCTATCAAGTGATTATGACGGTATTATCAACCATTGGTTTAATCCTATTTTATGGTGAAATTAAAGCCGTATTGAATCAGTACATGTTCTTAATATTGATTGGTTATGTCGCGAACATGTCTGTATTAGGTATCTTAATATCGATATCAACCATTCCAGGGATAGCTACCATCTTTGAATGGATTTTTAGAACCATCGGTAAAATCAAGTTTTTATCGAAAACGATGATCAAACTAGAACACCGTACCTTTGATTTTGTCAAAGAGTTTCAAGTTGGTATTGGATTATTATTTAAACGTAAACGCGTATTGATTGGGGCTTCCTTATTGCGCGTTTTAGGATTATCATTATTACATGCAGTTCCATTCGTAGTCTTTTTGGCATTAGGTGTGCCACTCGATATGCATGACTTAATTTTCGTCATATCGATGAGTTTATTCTCGACCACATTCATGATGTGGGTACCAACACCAGGCGCGTCTGGTGGGACAGAATGGGCATTTACTGTCATATTTACTGTGTTGGTATCTGGCTCGACAGCACTGTTGGTTACCGCCATGTTGATTTGGCGTTTTGTCACTTATTATTTAGGTATGTTTATCGGATTCATCGCGTATATGATTTTACGTAAAAGGGGAATTTAA
- a CDS encoding putative immunity protein, protein MNYIDIIEQRQQKKRKILVEQTDVLLEPLKTALEQASHKVQVLFAFRCVESLKEVLDDFHTDHGLLKRALENGRRWARGEIKMTLVRPDILAIHQLAKETTSPILTAYLHAYAQGLSVIHTPKHALGLPIYELTGLILQQPNNLSLLEEKVRTYLHLLNEAKAQPFTGTWAKFIQG, encoded by the coding sequence ATGAACTATATAGATATTATAGAACAAAGACAACAGAAAAAACGGAAAATTTTAGTCGAACAAACAGATGTTCTACTAGAACCACTGAAAACAGCTTTAGAACAGGCATCACACAAGGTACAAGTATTGTTTGCTTTTAGGTGTGTTGAGTCCCTTAAAGAGGTACTAGATGACTTTCACACCGATCATGGATTGTTAAAAAGGGCTTTGGAAAATGGTAGAAGATGGGCTCGTGGTGAAATCAAAATGACGTTGGTGAGGCCCGATATCCTAGCCATTCACCAATTGGCTAAAGAAACCACTAGCCCCATCCTTACGGCCTATTTACATGCCTATGCACAAGGATTATCCGTCATTCATACCCCTAAACATGCTTTGGGCTTACCCATTTATGAATTGACAGGACTCATTTTACAACAACCCAATAATCTGAGCCTTTTAGAAGAGAAAGTTAGAACTTATCTACATCTATTGAATGAAGCTAAGGCACAACCCTTCACAGGTACTTGGGCAAAGTTCATTCAAGGATGA
- the mgs gene encoding alpha-monoglucosyldiacylglycerol synthase, with the protein MRIGLFTDAYLPLISGVTTSIYMLAEGLRKEGHEVYIITTSGKNVVEEPYVIRLKGMPIPKKGLKTFRIVPFTKTHIKRIEALKLDVMHVHTEFSIGSVAVHMRDKYGIPMVFTVHTMYEEYLHYVSKFLARFLRKPLMHYLKKLMKRFILRADVTITPTQKVKDLMQSYDINGHYEIIPTGIKLDKFVGSNYAKEQVSNLKASLGIQPDEFVYLFLGRISKEKSIPVLINAFAEIHQEVKAKFLIIGDGPAMNELKALVEELGIQNKVIFTGFINWNDVGLYYQVGDAFLNASVTETQGLTYIEALAASLPVIVKYDSCLLEVVNEFENGLFFRQNNELPFLMKRIYEDPELRNKLTKNAYKSIEKYSQECYSSSALKAYQKAIEIKKAE; encoded by the coding sequence ATGAGGATTGGGCTATTTACCGATGCTTATTTACCACTCATCAGTGGTGTTACGACATCCATTTATATGTTGGCCGAAGGACTTCGTAAAGAAGGCCATGAAGTCTACATCATTACGACATCAGGCAAAAATGTCGTAGAAGAACCATATGTGATCAGATTAAAAGGGATGCCTATCCCTAAAAAGGGTCTAAAAACCTTTAGAATTGTGCCATTTACTAAAACGCACATCAAGCGAATTGAAGCGCTAAAACTCGATGTTATGCATGTCCATACAGAATTCTCCATTGGCTCTGTGGCTGTTCATATGCGAGATAAATACGGCATACCAATGGTATTTACCGTACATACCATGTATGAAGAATATTTGCACTATGTGTCGAAGTTTTTAGCACGTTTCTTAAGAAAACCACTCATGCATTATTTAAAGAAACTCATGAAGCGTTTCATCTTAAGAGCAGATGTTACCATCACACCGACACAAAAAGTGAAAGACTTGATGCAAAGCTATGACATCAATGGTCATTATGAAATCATTCCTACGGGTATTAAATTAGATAAATTTGTTGGTTCCAATTATGCCAAAGAACAAGTATCCAATTTAAAAGCATCCTTAGGGATTCAACCAGATGAATTCGTATACTTATTTTTAGGCAGAATATCTAAAGAAAAATCCATTCCTGTGTTGATCAATGCGTTCGCAGAAATTCATCAAGAAGTCAAAGCCAAGTTCTTAATCATTGGTGATGGTCCAGCCATGAATGAATTGAAAGCCTTGGTTGAAGAACTAGGTATTCAAAATAAAGTCATATTTACAGGCTTCATCAATTGGAATGATGTGGGTTTATACTATCAAGTCGGGGATGCTTTCTTAAACGCGTCTGTAACAGAAACCCAAGGTTTAACCTATATTGAAGCCCTCGCAGCAAGCTTACCAGTGATCGTAAAATACGACAGTTGTTTATTAGAAGTAGTCAACGAATTTGAAAATGGTTTGTTCTTTAGACAAAACAATGAATTGCCATTCTTAATGAAACGTATTTATGAAGATCCTGAGCTCAGAAATAAACTTACAAAAAATGCGTATAAATCTATTGAAAAATATTCTCAAGAATGTTATTCTAGTAGTGCACTCAAAGCTTATCAAAAAGCGATTGAGATTAAAAAAGCTGAATAA
- a CDS encoding InlB B-repeat-containing protein: MKKILILFVTVLMLSLVGCSDGDPYDSIVSGDFIYTKWSMSEGEIAIIGLSDEGKQKDTLIFPFMLDGFKVTQIGSTFGLKDSGPLIIESANNIYFANSIINVETSIEYLQNNDDIIVNVYLGGLNFDSRMYAWTYNIPNSKVYLEESIYFDLVNSELVYGNFIAANIEYYIDENTLYFVDNAEGTLVNVVPPTPYKDGYEFVGWFKDTDFNQPFNFDEDVIPVKQFDDENKLINITKIYSKWQ; the protein is encoded by the coding sequence GTGAAAAAAATACTGATTTTATTTGTTACGGTTTTAATGCTTTCTCTTGTTGGTTGTTCAGATGGAGATCCATATGATTCTATAGTTTCTGGCGATTTCATATATACTAAATGGAGTATGTCTGAGGGTGAAATAGCAATCATTGGATTAAGTGATGAAGGAAAGCAAAAGGATACACTCATTTTCCCTTTTATGCTTGATGGGTTTAAAGTTACTCAAATTGGCTCTACATTTGGGCTTAAGGATAGTGGTCCTTTGATAATAGAGAGTGCTAATAACATTTATTTTGCAAATTCGATTATAAATGTTGAGACAAGTATAGAGTACTTGCAAAATAATGACGATATTATAGTAAATGTTTATCTAGGTGGATTGAATTTTGATTCAAGAATGTATGCATGGACATACAACATTCCTAATTCGAAAGTATATCTAGAAGAATCAATTTACTTTGATTTAGTTAATAGTGAACTAGTATATGGTAATTTTATAGCAGCAAACATTGAATATTATATCGATGAAAACACTTTGTATTTTGTAGACAATGCAGAGGGTACTTTAGTAAATGTAGTACCACCTACACCATATAAAGATGGTTATGAATTTGTTGGCTGGTTTAAAGATACCGATTTTAATCAACCTTTTAATTTCGATGAAGATGTTATACCAGTAAAACAATTTGATGATGAAAATAAACTGATTAATATAACCAAGATTTATTCAAAATGGCAGTAA
- a CDS encoding YdeI/OmpD-associated family protein, whose protein sequence is MDILYFENTIDFEDYLNSHVNGPSFWLKISKKNEPKLTADLAVEIALCYGWIDSTNKRLDADYYLKYFAQRRTKSVWSTKNKKTIERLIRENKMKAPGYEAVKIAKKNGCWDRADLPPEDFDLEGFKARLTQTPKAYANYVAMSPSIQKTYAMSYYTLKTDVARQRRFAVIIARLEQNLKPM, encoded by the coding sequence ATGGATATTCTTTATTTTGAAAATACAATCGACTTTGAAGATTACTTAAATTCACATGTCAATGGTCCGAGTTTTTGGCTGAAAATCTCTAAAAAGAACGAACCCAAATTAACCGCCGACTTGGCGGTTGAAATTGCGTTATGCTATGGTTGGATTGATAGCACAAACAAGCGTTTAGACGCTGATTACTATTTAAAGTATTTCGCACAAAGACGTACCAAAAGTGTTTGGTCTACGAAGAACAAAAAGACGATTGAACGTTTAATTAGAGAAAATAAGATGAAAGCCCCCGGGTATGAAGCAGTAAAGATTGCGAAAAAAAATGGGTGCTGGGACCGTGCTGATTTACCACCAGAAGATTTTGATCTGGAGGGATTCAAGGCACGACTTACCCAAACACCCAAAGCTTATGCTAATTATGTAGCCATGTCCCCATCGATTCAAAAAACATACGCGATGAGCTACTACACACTGAAGACAGATGTCGCTCGACAAAGACGTTTTGCCGTAATTATCGCACGCTTAGAACAAAACCTAAAACCCATGTAA